One part of the Parabacteroides distasonis ATCC 8503 genome encodes these proteins:
- a CDS encoding acetate/propionate family kinase produces the protein MKILVLNCGSSSIKYKLFDMTSGEVMAQGGIEKIGLPGAFLKLTDKDGKKVVIEREIPGHQEGIEFILSVLTDATYGCIKDYKEIDAVGHRVVHGGEEFASSVLINQDVINKVIECSDLAPLHNPANLKGVRAMEALIPGIPQVAVFDTAFHQTMPDYAYMYGLPYEMYKKYGVRRYGFHGTSHRYVSRRACEILGVPYEDQKIITAHVGNGGSITAIKNGKSVDTSMGLTPVEGLLMGTRCGDVDAGALSFIMDKEGMDGAGLSDLINKRSGVAGLSGISSDMREIEAAVAAGNPRAIMTLNVYNYRIKKYIGAYAAAMGGCDILVWTGGVGENQWATRRAVCENMEYMGMKIDVEKNEGMRGEEMVISTPDSKVTIIVVPTDEEFMIAADTLEILDKK, from the coding sequence ATGAAGATTCTAGTATTGAACTGCGGTAGTAGTTCTATCAAATATAAGTTATTCGATATGACCTCCGGTGAGGTTATGGCTCAAGGCGGTATCGAGAAAATCGGTTTGCCGGGCGCGTTCTTGAAATTGACGGACAAGGATGGCAAGAAGGTGGTTATCGAGAGAGAGATCCCCGGCCATCAAGAAGGCATCGAGTTTATCCTGAGCGTGTTGACCGACGCTACTTATGGCTGCATCAAGGACTATAAGGAGATTGATGCCGTGGGCCATCGCGTGGTACATGGTGGCGAGGAGTTCGCTTCCAGTGTATTGATCAATCAGGATGTAATCAATAAGGTAATCGAGTGCTCTGATTTGGCTCCGCTTCATAACCCGGCTAACTTGAAGGGTGTTCGGGCGATGGAGGCTTTGATCCCGGGTATTCCTCAAGTAGCGGTGTTTGATACGGCTTTCCATCAGACCATGCCGGATTATGCGTATATGTATGGTTTGCCTTACGAGATGTACAAGAAATATGGCGTACGTCGTTATGGCTTCCACGGAACCAGTCATCGATATGTATCCCGTCGTGCTTGCGAGATCTTAGGTGTTCCTTATGAGGATCAGAAGATTATCACGGCTCACGTAGGTAACGGTGGTTCTATCACCGCTATCAAGAATGGTAAGAGCGTGGATACTTCCATGGGCTTGACTCCGGTTGAGGGTCTGTTGATGGGTACTCGTTGCGGCGACGTGGATGCGGGTGCTTTGTCTTTCATCATGGATAAGGAAGGCATGGATGGTGCCGGCCTTTCCGACTTGATCAATAAGAGAAGTGGTGTTGCCGGTCTTTCCGGAATCTCTTCCGATATGCGTGAGATCGAGGCTGCCGTAGCTGCCGGAAATCCGCGTGCGATCATGACCTTGAACGTATATAACTACCGCATCAAGAAATATATAGGCGCTTATGCCGCCGCTATGGGTGGTTGTGATATCTTGGTTTGGACCGGTGGTGTCGGCGAGAACCAATGGGCGACCCGTCGTGCGGTTTGTGAGAACATGGAATACATGGGCATGAAGATCGATGTAGAGAAGAACGAGGGCATGCGTGGCGAGGAGATGGTAATCAGCACTCCGGACAGTAAGGTGACTATCATCGTCGTTCCTACGGATGAGGAATTCATGATCGCTGCCGATACCTTGGAGATCTTAGATAAAAAATAA
- the pyrH gene encoding UMP kinase — protein sequence MAQYKRILLKLSGESLMGGKQYGIDEVRLNEYAAQIKEIAEMGVQIGIVIGGGNIFRGLSGASKGFDRVKGDQMGMLATVINSLALSSALVAQGVNAKVLTAIRMEPIGEFYNKWRAIELLEQGNVVIMSGGTGNPFFTTDTGSSLRGIEIEADVMLKGTRVDGIYTADPEKDPTATKFSDITYDEIYTRGLKVMDLTATTMCKENNLPIIVFDMDTNGNLKKVMSGENIGTLVHN from the coding sequence ATGGCTCAATACAAACGTATCTTATTAAAATTAAGCGGGGAGTCGCTGATGGGTGGTAAACAATATGGGATCGATGAGGTCCGCTTGAATGAATATGCGGCACAGATCAAGGAGATCGCCGAGATGGGCGTACAGATCGGTATCGTGATTGGTGGCGGTAATATTTTCCGTGGATTGAGTGGCGCTTCCAAAGGTTTCGATCGGGTAAAAGGAGACCAAATGGGTATGCTGGCGACGGTAATCAATAGCTTGGCGCTTAGCTCCGCATTGGTCGCTCAAGGCGTGAATGCGAAGGTTTTGACCGCTATCCGTATGGAACCGATCGGCGAGTTCTATAATAAATGGCGTGCGATCGAGTTGCTGGAACAAGGTAACGTGGTCATCATGTCCGGCGGTACGGGTAATCCGTTCTTTACTACGGATACCGGATCTTCCTTGAGAGGTATCGAGATCGAGGCGGATGTCATGCTGAAAGGTACCCGTGTGGACGGTATTTACACCGCTGATCCGGAGAAAGATCCTACGGCTACCAAGTTCTCCGATATTACGTATGATGAGATCTATACCCGGGGCCTGAAGGTAATGGACTTGACCGCTACCACGATGTGTAAAGAGAACAACCTCCCGATCATCGTATTCGATATGGATACCAACGGCAACTTGAAGAAAGTGATGAGCGGAGAGAATATCGGGACACTGGTGCATAATTAG
- a CDS encoding substrate-binding domain-containing protein, with amino-acid sequence MKHPFLLVWLTLIVLCGCTSSGKQKKHVIGLSQCMLDDAWRQAMINDMRIEASNYDDVEIIIKDAQNNNETQIQQIRDLIRQKVDVLIISPYQSEPITAVAEEAYRAGIPTIITDRKVNTDQYTSFVGANNYEIGLAAGNYAANYLPPNAIILEIWGLTQTSPAQERHKGFVDALREREDLSFRKIEGQWLVDTARMELRKLEHPEQIDFVYAHNDMMAIAAREYFMAWDSIRGRELRIIGVDAVAGAGLEAVEDGRINASFLYPTGGEQVIRTAMRIIQGEPVDKFIPLRTAPVDHQSARTLLLQADQLQKYRQRIEAQRSRIDGLSDRFYFLRNSLGVISLLMIGFIALSIYAFYINRKMRQANRKLISLNAEMKEVTAQKLQFFTNVSHEVRTPLTLILAPLDRLIISLRESPYASDLGLIQKNANRLLRVINQILDFRKVEGKQEKLAVREIDLVPFVGEIKSYFDSMASVRAIAYTFTSSIKQCTLWIDPDLLEKVFVNLLSNAFKFTPEGGSVRIELTEEEDRVFIQVIDTGSGIQPGNLPHLFDRFYTEDRSMGTGIGLHLVKEYIHMHGGEIRVESEPGQRTTFTVCLRKGKAHFEDSDLMETSVSHQAYEASRLDDSETHKMLSKTYPYTILITEDDDEVRCFLERELSPHFKTRTAANGKDALRVLEEEEISLVVSDVMMPEMNGFELCRMIKSQLPFSHIPVILLTALTDERQRIFGITGGADDYIQKPFHTDYVKIKIIHLLQERQKLRERLLEKLRDNKLLLSEPEKVESIDDAFLRKFAEQIEAVYADPEYNVEKLSETLGLSRGHLHRKIKELTGTAPVEFLRTYRLNKATQLLRQNAYTVSEVAYRTGFSSPAYFSKCFKAVYGVTPTEYQ; translated from the coding sequence ATGAAGCATCCCTTTTTACTAGTATGGTTAACCTTGATCGTCTTGTGTGGCTGCACAAGCTCGGGGAAACAGAAGAAGCACGTTATCGGCCTCTCCCAATGTATGCTGGACGATGCTTGGCGGCAAGCCATGATTAACGATATGCGTATCGAAGCCTCCAACTATGATGACGTGGAAATTATTATAAAGGACGCGCAAAACAATAACGAGACACAAATACAACAAATACGAGACTTGATCCGCCAAAAGGTGGATGTCTTGATCATCTCCCCTTACCAATCCGAGCCGATCACGGCAGTTGCCGAGGAAGCGTACCGTGCCGGAATCCCGACGATCATTACAGATCGCAAGGTAAATACCGATCAATACACCTCTTTTGTCGGGGCGAACAATTATGAGATCGGACTAGCGGCAGGCAATTACGCCGCCAATTATCTTCCCCCGAACGCTATTATCTTAGAGATATGGGGACTCACGCAAACCTCCCCGGCGCAAGAGCGACATAAAGGTTTTGTCGATGCCTTGCGAGAAAGGGAGGATCTTTCTTTCCGTAAGATAGAAGGACAATGGCTGGTCGATACCGCCCGGATGGAGCTTCGGAAGTTAGAGCATCCCGAGCAGATAGATTTCGTTTACGCCCATAACGACATGATGGCCATAGCCGCCCGGGAATACTTTATGGCATGGGATTCCATCCGAGGACGGGAGTTGCGGATTATCGGCGTTGATGCCGTGGCGGGTGCCGGTCTGGAAGCCGTGGAAGATGGACGGATCAATGCCTCTTTCCTCTATCCGACAGGAGGGGAGCAAGTGATTCGCACGGCTATGCGTATCATTCAAGGGGAGCCGGTGGATAAGTTTATCCCTCTTCGTACGGCTCCGGTAGATCATCAGTCTGCCCGCACCTTATTGTTGCAAGCGGACCAACTCCAGAAATATAGGCAACGTATCGAGGCGCAGCGTTCCCGCATCGACGGTTTGTCCGACCGGTTTTATTTCCTGCGAAACTCTTTAGGGGTGATCTCCTTATTGATGATCGGTTTTATCGCCCTTTCCATTTACGCCTTTTACATAAACCGGAAGATGAGGCAGGCGAATCGTAAGCTAATCTCCTTGAACGCGGAGATGAAAGAGGTGACGGCGCAGAAACTCCAATTCTTTACGAATGTCTCTCACGAAGTACGTACGCCCTTGACCTTGATTCTCGCTCCTTTGGATCGCCTGATAATCTCCTTGCGGGAATCTCCTTACGCCTCGGATCTCGGGTTGATCCAGAAGAACGCCAACCGTTTGTTGCGTGTGATCAATCAGATCTTGGACTTCCGGAAGGTGGAAGGCAAGCAAGAGAAACTAGCGGTACGGGAAATCGATTTGGTCCCTTTCGTTGGCGAGATCAAATCTTATTTTGACAGTATGGCCTCGGTACGTGCGATCGCCTATACGTTCACTTCTTCGATAAAACAATGTACGCTATGGATCGATCCGGACCTGTTGGAGAAGGTATTTGTCAATCTTCTCTCGAACGCCTTTAAGTTTACGCCGGAGGGAGGTAGCGTGCGGATAGAGCTGACAGAAGAGGAGGATCGGGTTTTTATACAGGTTATCGATACGGGAAGTGGTATCCAACCCGGTAACCTTCCGCATTTGTTTGACCGTTTCTATACGGAGGATCGGTCGATGGGAACTGGGATCGGATTACATTTGGTAAAGGAATATATACATATGCACGGAGGGGAGATCCGTGTGGAGAGCGAGCCGGGACAAAGGACTACCTTTACGGTTTGTCTGCGGAAAGGAAAGGCGCATTTCGAGGATAGCGACCTGATGGAAACGTCCGTATCCCATCAAGCCTACGAAGCCTCCCGGTTGGACGATTCGGAAACCCATAAGATGCTTTCCAAAACCTATCCTTATACGATACTTATCACCGAGGATGACGATGAGGTTCGCTGCTTTTTGGAACGTGAGCTTAGCCCTCATTTCAAGACCCGGACGGCCGCGAACGGGAAAGATGCCTTGCGGGTATTGGAAGAGGAGGAGATATCATTGGTAGTAAGCGATGTGATGATGCCGGAGATGAATGGTTTCGAACTTTGCCGGATGATCAAGTCGCAACTTCCCTTTAGCCATATCCCGGTGATCTTATTGACCGCCTTGACCGATGAGCGCCAACGGATTTTCGGGATTACCGGCGGAGCGGACGATTATATACAGAAGCCTTTCCATACGGATTACGTGAAGATCAAGATTATCCACCTATTGCAAGAGCGCCAGAAGTTACGGGAACGTTTGTTGGAGAAGTTGCGGGATAATAAGCTCCTTCTGTCCGAGCCGGAGAAGGTGGAGAGCATCGATGACGCCTTTCTGCGTAAGTTCGCGGAACAGATCGAGGCCGTTTACGCGGACCCCGAATATAATGTGGAGAAACTAAGCGAGACCTTGGGATTATCCCGGGGGCACCTTCACCGGAAGATCAAGGAGCTTACCGGAACCGCACCCGTCGAGTTCTTGCGTACCTATCGCTTGAATAAGGCGACCCAGTTGTTGAGGCAGAACGCGTACACGGTGAGCGAGGTCGCTTACCGAACCGGTTTCTCCTCACCCGCTTACTTCTCCAAATGCTTCAAGGCGGTCTACGGGGTTACGCCTACCGAGTATCAATAA
- a CDS encoding DUF4980 domain-containing protein, giving the protein MKQQTKRLLKSLCMAVGIILLSAVDPLAGYAAERTIDIKHLGEGQSIVRVDARAKYLLLPVEESSPESKLYMIVDNDVVRTFNVRLAVNKVDYFVPVDLSGYADKHISFNFQLAPESALCWKEMKLSDQFDSSNREKFRPAYHFSPAWGWMNDPNGMVYKDGEYHLFYQYNPYGSMWGNMHWGHAISKDLIHWEHQPVAIAPDALGTIFSGSCVVDKDNTAGFGAGAIVAFYTSASDRQVQSMAYSLDNGRTFKKYDRNPILTSTQRDFRDPKVFWHKESNKWIMVLAVGQEMQLYSSPNLKDWTYESSFGEGQGAHAGVWECPDLIELPVKGTELKKWVLICNINPGGPFGGSATQYFVGAFDGKQFVNESPALTKWMDYGKDHYATVTWSNAPEDRKIALAWMSNWEYANNVPTLQYRSANSVPRDLVLYTKNGQTYLSSTPSPEVLKLRGKAQKKGSFKVDRSHEVNPVLPDPTGTYEIEIKFKNNGADIMSFQLFNSKGEEVEMRYNLLDNTFTMDRRNSGITDFSKTFATATSAPISAAKEYTLRLLVDKSSIEAFDGNGEFVMTNLVFPEEPYNRISFHAKGGAFTVTSLTIYPFK; this is encoded by the coding sequence ATGAAACAACAAACAAAGAGACTTCTGAAGAGTTTATGTATGGCTGTCGGTATCATTTTATTGAGCGCGGTCGATCCGTTGGCCGGATATGCGGCAGAACGTACTATAGATATAAAGCATCTGGGCGAAGGGCAAAGCATTGTCCGTGTGGATGCGCGAGCCAAATATTTGTTGCTTCCGGTCGAGGAGTCCTCGCCGGAATCCAAGTTGTATATGATTGTCGATAATGACGTGGTACGGACTTTCAATGTTCGTTTGGCGGTGAATAAGGTGGATTATTTCGTTCCGGTAGATCTCTCGGGGTATGCGGATAAGCATATCTCCTTCAACTTCCAGCTTGCCCCGGAATCGGCTCTTTGCTGGAAAGAGATGAAGCTATCCGATCAGTTTGATTCGTCTAACCGGGAGAAATTCCGTCCGGCCTATCATTTCTCGCCGGCTTGGGGATGGATGAATGATCCGAACGGCATGGTGTACAAGGATGGTGAGTATCATTTGTTCTATCAATACAATCCGTATGGCTCGATGTGGGGGAATATGCACTGGGGGCATGCGATCAGCAAGGACTTGATTCATTGGGAGCATCAACCGGTGGCGATCGCCCCGGATGCCTTGGGTACGATCTTCAGCGGTAGCTGTGTGGTGGATAAGGATAATACCGCGGGGTTTGGCGCTGGCGCTATCGTGGCTTTCTATACCTCGGCCAGCGACCGGCAAGTGCAGAGTATGGCCTATAGCTTGGACAACGGCCGAACGTTCAAGAAATATGACCGGAATCCGATCCTTACTTCTACGCAACGTGATTTCCGTGACCCGAAAGTCTTCTGGCATAAGGAATCCAATAAATGGATCATGGTACTCGCCGTAGGGCAGGAGATGCAACTCTATTCTTCTCCCAATTTGAAGGACTGGACGTATGAGAGCAGTTTCGGGGAAGGACAAGGAGCGCATGCGGGCGTTTGGGAATGCCCGGACTTGATCGAGCTTCCGGTGAAGGGCACGGAATTGAAGAAGTGGGTCTTGATCTGTAATATCAACCCCGGTGGTCCGTTTGGCGGCTCCGCTACCCAATATTTCGTAGGTGCGTTCGATGGGAAACAGTTCGTGAATGAATCCCCGGCCTTGACCAAATGGATGGATTACGGCAAGGATCATTACGCTACGGTAACTTGGAGTAACGCCCCGGAGGACCGGAAGATCGCCTTGGCTTGGATGAGCAATTGGGAATACGCGAATAACGTGCCGACCTTGCAATACCGGAGTGCGAATTCGGTTCCTCGCGACTTGGTTCTTTATACGAAAAACGGGCAGACGTACTTGAGCAGCACCCCGTCTCCCGAGGTGTTGAAGTTGAGAGGGAAAGCCCAGAAGAAAGGTTCCTTCAAGGTGGACCGCTCCCATGAGGTCAATCCGGTACTTCCCGATCCGACGGGAACCTATGAGATCGAGATCAAGTTTAAGAACAACGGGGCCGATATCATGAGCTTCCAGCTGTTTAACTCGAAAGGCGAGGAGGTGGAGATGCGTTATAATCTTCTGGATAATACGTTCACGATGGATCGCCGTAACAGCGGGATCACGGATTTCAGCAAGACATTCGCCACGGCTACCTCGGCCCCGATCTCCGCCGCTAAGGAATATACCTTGCGTTTGCTGGTAGATAAATCCAGCATAGAGGCTTTCGACGGGAATGGGGAGTTTGTCATGACCAACCTAGTCTTCCCGGAAGAACCGTATAATCGCATTAGCTTTCATGCCAAGGGAGGAGCGTTCACGGTTACGTCATTAACCATTTATCCCTTCAAATAA
- a CDS encoding carbohydrate kinase family protein: MEKSKPVVVGIGELLWDVFPDVKKAGGAPINFVYHATQLGAEGYAISAVGNDVFGTEIIQELDKNGIDSNYISTVEYPTGSVMVELKNGIPSYTIIEGVAWDHIPLTQASIDLMKRADAVCFGTLAQRAAESRETLRTLLSYMPSHALRFFDINIRQHFYSKELIESLLELANVFKINDEELEMLRPMFGLEGTIEDMCRWFMKKYGLRYLVLTAGAEYSTIFSEEEVSTIPTPKVQVVDTVGAGDSFSGAFISSILTGKPLREAHEKAVKVAAYVCTQSGAWPAYPKDL; encoded by the coding sequence ATGGAAAAGAGTAAACCTGTAGTAGTAGGCATTGGTGAATTATTGTGGGATGTCTTCCCGGACGTGAAGAAAGCCGGTGGAGCGCCGATCAATTTTGTGTATCACGCTACCCAATTAGGAGCGGAAGGTTATGCGATCAGTGCCGTGGGCAACGACGTGTTCGGAACCGAGATTATTCAGGAATTGGATAAGAACGGTATCGATAGTAATTATATCAGTACGGTGGAATATCCGACCGGAAGCGTGATGGTAGAGCTAAAGAACGGCATCCCTTCCTATACGATCATCGAAGGTGTGGCATGGGATCATATCCCGCTTACCCAAGCGTCTATCGACCTGATGAAACGTGCGGACGCCGTATGCTTCGGAACATTGGCGCAACGTGCTGCGGAATCTCGTGAGACGCTTCGTACCTTACTTTCTTATATGCCTAGTCATGCCTTGCGCTTCTTCGATATCAATATCCGCCAGCATTTCTACTCGAAGGAATTGATCGAATCGTTGCTCGAATTGGCGAACGTATTCAAGATCAATGATGAGGAATTGGAAATGCTTCGCCCGATGTTTGGTCTGGAAGGCACGATAGAGGATATGTGTCGCTGGTTCATGAAGAAATATGGTTTGCGCTATTTGGTACTTACGGCCGGGGCGGAGTATAGTACGATCTTTTCCGAGGAGGAGGTCTCTACGATTCCTACCCCGAAGGTACAGGTGGTAGATACGGTAGGCGCCGGCGATTCTTTCTCCGGGGCGTTTATTTCATCGATCTTAACCGGAAAACCTTTACGTGAGGCACATGAGAAAGCGGTAAAAGTAGCCGCTTATGTTTGTACGCAGAGTGGCGCATGGCCTGCTTACCCTAAAGATTTATAA
- a CDS encoding MFS transporter, whose product MSEKTSSLKLIPVMLAFFAMGFVDLVGIASNYLKADLGLSDSEANIFPSLVFFWFLIFSVPTGMLMNRIGRKKTVLLSLIVTFLSLMIPIFDDAYMVMLISFSLLGIGNALMQTSLNPLLSNIVSGDKLASSLTFGQFVKAIASFLAPYIAMWGATQAIPSMGLGWRVLFPVYMVIAVIAILLLGATTIHETKEEGRPSTFGECLALLGKPFILLCFIGIMCHVGIDVGTNTTAPKILMERLGMTLADAGFATSLYFIFRTAGCFSGAFILRKVSPKGFFAFSVFLMLLAMIGLLLFHSKEIIYACIALIGFGNSNVFSIIFAQALLSMPNKQNEVSGLMIMGLFGGTIFPIFMGVASDMLASQVGAVLVLCVGVAYLLFFTSKLSKQ is encoded by the coding sequence ATGAGCGAGAAGACTTCATCCTTGAAATTGATTCCCGTGATGTTGGCGTTCTTCGCCATGGGATTCGTGGACTTAGTGGGAATCGCCTCTAATTACCTGAAAGCGGATTTAGGCTTGAGTGATTCGGAGGCGAATATCTTCCCGTCGCTCGTGTTCTTCTGGTTCTTGATCTTCTCCGTCCCGACGGGGATGTTGATGAACCGTATCGGGCGGAAGAAGACCGTGTTATTGAGCTTGATCGTAACGTTTCTTTCGCTAATGATCCCGATCTTCGACGACGCATATATGGTCATGTTGATATCCTTCTCCCTGTTGGGTATCGGCAACGCTTTGATGCAGACTTCCTTGAACCCGTTATTATCGAATATCGTAAGCGGGGATAAACTAGCTAGTTCTTTGACATTCGGTCAGTTCGTGAAGGCGATCGCCTCCTTCTTGGCGCCTTATATCGCTATGTGGGGAGCTACCCAAGCGATACCGTCGATGGGACTCGGTTGGCGTGTCTTGTTTCCGGTCTATATGGTGATCGCCGTGATCGCTATCCTGCTATTGGGAGCTACCACTATCCATGAGACCAAAGAGGAGGGGCGGCCCTCCACCTTTGGCGAATGTCTGGCTTTGCTGGGCAAGCCTTTTATCCTGCTTTGCTTTATCGGTATCATGTGCCATGTGGGGATCGATGTAGGGACGAATACGACCGCCCCGAAGATCTTGATGGAACGTCTAGGCATGACATTGGCCGACGCAGGCTTCGCCACGAGCCTGTATTTCATCTTCCGTACGGCGGGATGCTTCTCCGGGGCTTTTATCTTGCGAAAAGTCTCTCCGAAAGGATTCTTTGCCTTTAGTGTTTTCTTGATGTTATTGGCGATGATCGGTTTGCTGCTATTTCATTCGAAAGAGATCATCTATGCTTGTATCGCCTTGATCGGCTTTGGAAACTCGAACGTCTTCTCCATTATTTTTGCCCAAGCCCTGCTTTCTATGCCGAATAAGCAGAATGAGGTGTCCGGTTTGATGATTATGGGACTGTTTGGCGGCACGATCTTCCCGATCTTTATGGGCGTGGCATCCGATATGTTGGCTTCTCAAGTAGGAGCGGTGCTGGTGTTGTGCGTGGGTGTAGCCTACTTACTATTCTTTACGTCTAAGTTAAGTAAACAGTGA
- the frr gene encoding ribosome recycling factor has product MIDTKQLIKAGEEKMTFAIEYLDEQLSHIRAGKANPKILDCVKVMYYGAPVPLTNVATVTVPDARTIMITPWEKKIIRDIEKGILDSELGITPENNGEVIRLGIPPLTEERRRQLVKQCKQEAENAKISVRNARRDAIEALKKSIKSDGVPEDVEKDAEAEVQKIHDKFIKKIDELYAAKEKEVMTV; this is encoded by the coding sequence ATGATAGATACGAAACAATTGATCAAAGCAGGGGAAGAGAAGATGACGTTCGCCATTGAGTATCTGGACGAGCAATTGTCTCACATTCGGGCTGGTAAGGCTAATCCGAAAATCCTCGATTGTGTGAAGGTAATGTATTATGGGGCGCCTGTTCCTCTTACTAACGTGGCTACGGTGACGGTTCCAGACGCACGGACTATCATGATCACTCCGTGGGAGAAGAAGATCATCCGCGATATTGAGAAAGGTATTCTGGATTCTGAGTTAGGTATCACGCCGGAGAATAACGGTGAGGTGATCCGCTTAGGTATTCCTCCGTTGACTGAGGAGCGTCGCCGTCAATTGGTGAAACAATGTAAGCAGGAGGCGGAGAATGCGAAGATCAGCGTTCGTAACGCTCGTCGTGACGCTATTGAGGCTTTGAAGAAAAGCATCAAGTCTGATGGGGTTCCCGAGGACGTAGAGAAAGACGCCGAGGCAGAGGTTCAGAAAATCCATGATAAGTTTATCAAAAAGATCGATGAGCTTTACGCCGCTAAAGAAAAAGAAGTAATGACCGTTTAA
- the rsgA gene encoding ribosome small subunit-dependent GTPase A has translation MRGLVIKNTGSWYTVRTEDGRDIESKIKGNFRLKDIKSTNPVAVGDRVVIDINKEGTAFITEIEERKNYIIRRASNLSKQSHIIAANLDQAMLIVTVNYPITTTIFIDRFLATAEAYRVPVKLVFNKIDRYNNEDQRALECLIELYTSIGYPCSTLCARTEEGLDALKADLKDKITLLSGHSGVGKSTIINKLVPGVNLRTGDISEYHNKGMHTTTFSEMIPLPGGGYLIDTPGIKGFGTIEMADAEISHYFRELFKYSEECRFNNCTHRHEPGCAVIQAVNDGLISESRYKSYLSILDDRMESKYREEF, from the coding sequence ATGAGGGGACTGGTAATAAAAAACACAGGTAGTTGGTATACGGTCCGTACGGAAGACGGGCGAGATATAGAGAGTAAGATCAAGGGTAACTTTCGTCTGAAAGACATAAAGAGTACCAATCCGGTCGCGGTAGGAGACCGTGTCGTAATCGATATTAATAAAGAAGGAACCGCTTTTATTACAGAGATCGAGGAGCGTAAGAATTATATCATCCGTCGTGCCTCTAACTTATCGAAGCAATCGCATATTATCGCCGCGAATTTGGATCAGGCGATGCTGATCGTTACAGTGAATTATCCTATAACAACAACGATATTTATCGATCGCTTCTTGGCGACAGCCGAGGCTTATCGTGTCCCCGTTAAATTAGTTTTCAATAAGATTGATCGTTATAATAATGAGGATCAAAGGGCGTTGGAGTGTTTAATCGAGTTGTATACCTCGATTGGCTATCCCTGTTCGACGCTATGTGCCCGGACCGAGGAAGGTTTGGATGCCTTGAAAGCGGATCTAAAAGATAAGATTACGCTTTTGTCCGGCCATTCGGGTGTCGGAAAATCCACGATTATCAATAAACTGGTGCCGGGGGTGAATCTCCGTACCGGTGATATCTCCGAATATCATAACAAAGGTATGCATACGACCACCTTTTCCGAGATGATTCCTCTTCCCGGGGGAGGCTATTTGATCGATACTCCGGGTATCAAAGGATTTGGAACGATCGAGATGGCGGACGCTGAGATCTCCCATTATTTCCGGGAGTTGTTTAAATACTCGGAAGAATGCCGTTTCAATAACTGCACGCACCGTCATGAACCGGGCTGCGCCGTCATTCAGGCCGTTAACGATGGGCTAATCAGCGAGTCCCGCTATAAAAGCTATCTAAGTATCTTGGATGATCGCATGGAAAGCAAGTACCGGGAAGAATTCTAA